CTTACAACCTGGCATAGCCGCAGCACGTCCAGTCGTTCAGACTGAAGTGTTGGAACCCCTCAATGATACCTGTTAATTATCCAACTGATACATTTAGCCTAAGAGATTTTAAAGACAATTTGGATATGCCTTTCTGTACTGGTTATGAAATGAATGATCTGCTTTAACTGACTATGTCCCAACAACAGGCTATGAAACCAACAATACCCACCAAGACACTATGCGTAAGTCTGTGTACAAGTCTCTAGCTTTTCATTCTCTCAAGGAAAGAAGCATGAGGTGATAACCTGTAGGATATCCTTTTTCATCAAGATCCCAAATAGCCCTCACAGATTTGTCTCATCATGTGGACAGGAAAATAGTAAATACACATAGAAGAAACCGATGGTAAGTCTTAGCTACCCACCCATTCTTGAAAATCACCTTTTACTTTTGTAGGAAATGGTATTTTACAAGACACATTTATTATCACAAATTCATTTGAGCTTTGTCATCATACCTGTCTAAGACCTCTCTAAGAAAGTTCAGGTTTGGTTCTGAACGAAATAAAAAATGCCTATAGAAAAGTGATATTGCCTGGTAGGTTTCCTAAAGCTTAAGGCTGagttaaaagcttttatttattcctcATCTCTAGCAATCCCTTCTTTCGTAGATAGGCCAAGTTCACTTTAACTGTTCTACTTCCAACTGGAATGTAGAGGTTCATTTCGGCAGTCCGAACTGGATGCCCACCTCGctcaacccaaacaaacaagtcCCGTAACTTCTCACACTCTGACTTTGTTTCTGGTTTCCCCCAAGTGTTAGATCCTTTGTACAGCTGGGTTATGCGCTGTATCAAGTGTGTTTaggggggaggggatgggagaagggggaagacAGCTCACTGTACGTCAAAGCAAGCCAGCAACCTAGCAACCATATATTAAaaggtgtgtgtgtttttgtgggtGTCTGTGTGCCAGGAATAACTGAAGCAGATATTATTCCATTTGTAATCCAAAAAAtgtgaaaagggaaggggagaaactccagctgctgctctaTTTTGGGGTCTGTCAAAATCCACTTTCACAAATACAGAGTCTTAACACTTACTATCCCATTTGTCTTAAACAAAAATGAGAGTCTGGACCTGAGGAAGTTCTTGGCTTTGGTTTGAAAGAGACTCTCCAAACCAGGAGCGGACCTTACTTCACGTATTACGCTTTCTTCCAACCGGTAATATGCAAAAATCAAAGGGGCAGAGAGGTCGCATCAAAGATTTCGTACCTAGATTAAAAGAATATTGATCTAGTGTATTACTTATGAATGCACCAAATACTTTTTGATATCTACATTTGATTTATCAAATAGAAGCGTCCAAGATTCTCGGGGAGTGAAACTAgctttaaaaagatttatttgagTGAGAAGTTTACCTTTTTAATTTTGCCAAAGTTTCTCATTCCACAAGAGAACTAAGAGTTCAGATTGGTAAATAAACACTCCCACCCTGCCATCATATGTGGTCCTGGGGGTGCATATCAACTTCAGAACCACACCATCCCACCATGCCAGCGTGTGCCTTGCTGAAAGGGCAAGCCGACACCAGGTGTAACTTTTATGCCACCAGATGAAAgtgtgggtgggatggagagagggggGACAGCGGGGCACATCTCAGGGCAGCACCCAACACCTCAGCCCTCTGGACACGCTCCCCACTTTGCGGCTCCCGACAGCCCGTGGCAACCCTACCGCAACAGCAGACAGCTCACTGCCATCCAACAACAGCCCTACGGCGTctcctccagtgccacctcgccCAGGTGTCCTGGTCTATGAGGCTGGGCTCCTACTActcctcctcaccaccaccaccaccaccgcacCAAACCATCACCGGcaccaggaggggaaggggagggggggttacCTTGTTTTTGACCCCGCAGTGGCAGCAGACAGTCCACAGGTACTTGAGGGTCCTCCACAGCAGGATGATAAACAGTCCCCCAAAGAAAGTGACCATGGATGAGGCGAGGAAAGCCCACCACATGCGCTGTCCGCGGTTATCGCAGGGCACCTCCATGGTCACCGGGATGATGAGCGCATCCATCTTGGGCACATTGACGGGGGAGGAGGACGAGTCTGTGTTGAGATTGTTGGCGTTGATATTGTTACTCATTCTaatgccgccgccgctgccgcccgggtaggagccgccgccgccgctgccgcccgggtaggagccgccgccgctgccattTGCCATAGCTAACAGCGAGCCGGGCGCGCAGGGGCTTCCGAGAGCTCCTCCCGCCGCCAGcgccccccaaaaaacccatcaCCAGCCATattgctgccgccgccgccgctgctcagcggaaaaaaaaaataacaataaaaatttaggaagaaaaaaaaaaaaacaaatcaaaaaacccaaaccaaccaaccaaacaaacagaaaaaaaaaaaaatgaagaaaagcgaCCGCACAATCCCCGGGTCCCTCTCGGGAGCCGACAGGCCGGTGAATTCCGAGCGTCCTCCTCGTACGGCgaaaataatgtattaaaaaaaaaaaaattaaaatgataataaaaaggtAGTCTCCTCCTCAGATTcccaccccttccttctcccGCATacacagcccccaccccgcccacccccaaaaaaaatcatccaccaccaccaccacaaactgATGCCTCGGAGCGTCTCTCCAAGATACCCAGCGCTGCAACCCCGCTGGCCGCCGCGGGGATCCCTCAGCCTCCGCCGCGGATCTTTCCCGGAGGTGGtctgttattattgttattagtcTTTTAACTTGTTATTAGCGATATTCAGTCCCCCCCgcgcaccctcctcctcctcctcctcctcttccaagtccagccccttcctctcctcttcccccctcgGTGCCGGCAGCAGCCTCCTGTGGCTCCTAATTCATCCTCCGCTGGCCCGGCTGGGCgtgcgctgccgccgcctcctcgcccATCCTTCAGGAGCTCCCTCCAGGGCCGGGGCTGTCGCTCAGGCTGTTGCTCCCACACGCgtagcgccgccgccgcctgcccgcccctcccTATCTGCCGCCGGGGGACGCCACGGCCCCGCAGCTGCGGCCCTCAGCGGGCCGCATGAAGGGccccgcggggagggagggaagagggtcCCGGGCCGGCCCGGGACGCCGCGctgccgccgggggtggggggcgccgaCTCAGGCGGGCTCCCGGCCCCCCATGGGCAGccgcgctcccggccccgccgccgctgggtCCCGCTCAGCGGGGCCGCCCGAGCACCGAGCGACcgctccggggaggggggggggcggcgaggTGGGAGGAAGCGGTGgagcgggggtggtggtggtggtggtggggaagagcGGGGGGGTGCCGAGGCGCTTCACAGGTGTCGGCGAGGCGGTGCCGGGCCGCGTC
The sequence above is drawn from the Chroicocephalus ridibundus chromosome 6, bChrRid1.1, whole genome shotgun sequence genome and encodes:
- the KCNMA1 gene encoding calcium-activated potassium channel subunit alpha-1 isoform X28 — translated: MANGSGGGSYPGGSGGGGSYPGGSGGGIRMSNNINANNLNTDSSSSPVNVPKMDALIIPVTMEVPCDNRGQRMWWAFLASSMVTFFGGLFIILLWRTLKYLWTVCCHCGVKNKKNQNFTGSTFAEVFFGKFRVFTQISEA
- the KCNMA1 gene encoding calcium-activated potassium channel subunit alpha-1 isoform X29 translates to MANGSGGGSYPGGSGGGGSYPGGSGGGIRMSNNINANNLNTDSSSSPVNVPKMDALIIPVTMEVPCDNRGQRMWWAFLASSMVTFFGGLFIILLWRTLKYLWTVCCHCGVKNKVRNL